The Stappia sp. genome window below encodes:
- a CDS encoding FAD-dependent oxidoreductase, whose amino-acid sequence MAAFPDKAQIVIVGLGGIVGASIAHHLIERGWSDIVGIDKSGIPTDIGSTAHASDFCYTTSHDFLSTWTSLYSVEFFDRMGHYERVGGLEVARTGDDAWMEEIKRKVSSGKAFGTRAHLVTPAEIKEKFPLIEEDQVQGGLYDPDAGLVVPRSQAVAGKLVDQGEQSGKLKAFANTPAKSLIVEGGRIRGVVTHRGTIHAEHVIVCAGLWGRLIAEMVGEDLPVMPVDHPLTFFGPFTEFEGTGKDIGYPLLRDQGNSAYMRDTGDPRTTEGGQIEWGYYETDNPRMCHPRDLLEKEQARLSPSQRDLELEQVMEPLERAMELTPVLAELGYNESWSFNGLLQVSAAGGPSCGESQKVRGLWYCVAIWVKDAPGFGKLIADWITDGRTEIDHAAIDYARFYPHQMTEDFIEGRCYEAAQKIYFPAVHPREPYASGRNVKRSPFYEREVELGGYFMELGGWERAHGYAANEHLLEKYGNRIPERRNEWDNRHFWRVSNAEHLAMSEDCGLINLSHFYMFDVEGPDHLALMEWLCAAKIGGDGNIGKGIYTHFLDDEGMVRADLTVLRMADRCRIVDGADAGPRDFHYVKRVAQDKGFDVTVTDVSERFTTIGIWGPNARANLKKVVADPAALDPENFPFAAMREIEIAGRPVRALRLSYVGEQGWELHMAYEDGLAVWDALRSLGIMAVGIETYANSRRLEKSLRLQNADLLTQYNLYEADLARPKVKEADFRGKAKHLEYRARPHQPARLCTLVMTDNVDASGVERFPVGTLPVLDPATGETLVDCLGRRSYTTSIAYGPTVGKTIALAYLPHDHAEVGRKLAVDYFSETFPVEVAGVGYAPLYDPQNLKPRS is encoded by the coding sequence ATGGCGGCGTTTCCGGACAAGGCACAAATCGTCATCGTCGGTCTGGGCGGGATCGTCGGGGCGTCGATCGCGCATCATCTCATCGAGCGGGGATGGAGCGACATCGTCGGCATCGACAAGTCCGGCATCCCGACCGACATCGGGTCGACGGCCCATGCCTCCGACTTCTGCTACACGACGAGCCACGACTTCCTGTCGACCTGGACGTCGCTCTACTCGGTCGAGTTCTTCGACAGGATGGGCCACTACGAGCGGGTCGGCGGCCTGGAGGTCGCGCGCACCGGCGACGACGCCTGGATGGAGGAGATCAAGCGCAAGGTCAGCTCCGGCAAGGCCTTCGGCACCCGCGCGCATCTTGTCACGCCCGCCGAGATCAAGGAGAAGTTCCCGCTGATCGAGGAGGATCAGGTCCAGGGCGGCCTCTACGATCCCGATGCCGGTCTGGTCGTGCCGCGCTCGCAAGCCGTGGCCGGCAAGCTCGTCGACCAGGGCGAGCAGAGCGGCAAGCTCAAGGCCTTCGCCAACACGCCGGCCAAGTCGCTGATCGTGGAGGGCGGGCGCATCAGGGGCGTCGTCACCCATCGCGGCACGATCCACGCCGAGCATGTCATCGTCTGCGCCGGCCTCTGGGGTCGGCTGATCGCCGAGATGGTCGGCGAGGATCTGCCCGTCATGCCGGTCGATCATCCGCTGACCTTCTTCGGTCCCTTCACCGAGTTCGAGGGCACGGGCAAGGACATCGGCTACCCGCTGCTGCGCGATCAGGGCAATTCCGCCTACATGCGCGACACCGGCGATCCCAGGACCACCGAGGGCGGCCAGATCGAGTGGGGTTACTACGAGACCGACAATCCCCGCATGTGCCACCCGCGCGACCTGCTGGAAAAGGAGCAGGCGCGCCTGTCGCCCTCGCAGCGCGATCTGGAACTGGAACAGGTCATGGAACCGCTGGAGCGGGCCATGGAGCTGACGCCGGTGCTCGCCGAGCTTGGCTACAACGAGAGCTGGTCGTTCAACGGGCTGTTGCAGGTCTCGGCCGCCGGCGGCCCCTCCTGCGGCGAAAGCCAGAAGGTGCGCGGGTTGTGGTACTGCGTCGCCATCTGGGTGAAGGACGCGCCGGGCTTCGGCAAGCTGATCGCCGACTGGATCACCGACGGGCGCACGGAGATCGACCACGCCGCCATCGACTACGCCCGCTTCTATCCCCATCAGATGACCGAGGACTTCATCGAGGGCCGCTGCTACGAGGCGGCGCAGAAGATCTATTTCCCCGCCGTTCACCCGCGCGAGCCCTATGCAAGCGGGCGCAACGTCAAGCGCTCGCCCTTCTACGAGCGCGAGGTGGAACTCGGCGGCTACTTCATGGAACTGGGCGGCTGGGAACGCGCCCACGGCTACGCCGCCAACGAGCATCTGCTGGAGAAATACGGCAACCGCATCCCCGAGCGCCGCAACGAATGGGACAACCGCCACTTCTGGCGCGTGTCCAATGCCGAGCATCTGGCGATGAGCGAGGATTGCGGGCTCATCAACCTGTCGCATTTCTACATGTTCGACGTGGAAGGCCCCGACCATCTGGCGCTGATGGAATGGTTGTGCGCGGCCAAGATCGGCGGCGACGGCAACATCGGCAAGGGCATCTACACGCATTTCCTCGACGACGAGGGCATGGTGCGCGCCGATCTCACGGTGCTGCGCATGGCCGACCGCTGCCGCATCGTCGACGGCGCCGATGCGGGCCCACGCGACTTCCACTACGTGAAGCGCGTGGCGCAGGACAAGGGCTTCGACGTCACGGTGACGGATGTCAGCGAGCGGTTCACGACCATCGGCATCTGGGGCCCCAACGCCCGGGCCAACCTGAAGAAGGTGGTCGCCGACCCGGCCGCGCTCGATCCGGAAAACTTCCCCTTCGCCGCCATGCGCGAGATCGAGATCGCCGGCAGGCCGGTGCGCGCCCTGCGCCTGTCCTATGTGGGCGAGCAGGGCTGGGAACTGCACATGGCCTATGAGGACGGTCTCGCGGTCTGGGATGCCCTGCGGTCGCTCGGCATCATGGCGGTTGGGATCGAGACCTACGCCAACTCCCGGCGCCTGGAGAAGTCGCTGCGCCTGCAGAACGCCGATCTGCTCACCCAGTACAATCTCTATGAGGCCGATCTCGCCCGACCGAAGGTCAAGGAGGCGGACTTTCGCGGCAAGGCGAAGCATCTGGAGTACCGTGCCCGCCCGCATCAGCCGGCGAGGCTGTGCACGCTGGTGATGACCGACAATGTGGACGCAAGCGGCGTCGAGCGCTTCCCCGTGGGCACGCTGCCCGTGCTCGATCCCGCGACCGGCGAAACCCTTGTCGATTGCCTGGGCCGGCGGTCCTACACGACCTCCATCGCCTACGGTCCAACGGTGGGCAAGACCATCGCGCTCGCCTACCTCCCGCACGATCACGCCGAGGTCGGACGGAAGCTGGCCGTCGACTATTTTTCGGAGACCTTTCCGGTCGAGGTCGCCGGCGTCGGCTACGCGCCGCTCTACGATCCGCAGAACCTGAAGCCGAGAAGCTGA
- the bmt gene encoding betaine--homocysteine S-methyltransferase produces MNRLEDLLARKGTLLADGATGTNLFDMGLQSGDPPEEWNITRPDDIRTLHRRFVEAGADIILTNTFGANRHRLKLHRFEDRVHEFNAAAARLAREVADAADREVIVGGSIGPTGELFAPLGALTYDEAVAAFVEQAEGLKVGGADVLWIETMSASEEMKAAAEAAAKVDMPFVVTASFDTAGRTMMGLTPAGLGALAGEFACTPVAYGSNCGVGASDLLAAILEITQAHPEAIVIAKANCGIPEIKGDEVVYTGTPDLMGDYARLAMDAGARIIGGCCGTSFAHLAAMRGAIDAHKAAARPSVEEVVARIGPLVSPPATPTAEDGAGRRRSRRRG; encoded by the coding sequence TTGAACAGACTTGAAGACCTTCTGGCCCGCAAGGGCACGCTGCTCGCCGACGGGGCGACGGGCACCAATCTGTTCGACATGGGGCTCCAGTCCGGCGATCCGCCGGAGGAATGGAATATCACCCGGCCCGACGACATCCGCACGCTGCACCGCAGGTTCGTGGAGGCCGGTGCCGACATCATCCTCACCAACACCTTCGGTGCGAATCGGCACCGGCTGAAGCTGCATCGCTTCGAGGACCGCGTGCATGAGTTCAACGCCGCCGCCGCACGGCTGGCGCGCGAGGTCGCGGACGCCGCCGACCGGGAGGTGATCGTCGGCGGCTCCATCGGTCCGACCGGCGAGCTTTTCGCGCCGCTCGGCGCGCTCACCTACGACGAGGCGGTTGCGGCCTTTGTCGAGCAGGCGGAAGGGCTCAAGGTCGGCGGCGCGGATGTGCTGTGGATCGAGACCATGTCGGCTTCGGAGGAAATGAAGGCGGCCGCCGAGGCGGCGGCGAAGGTCGACATGCCCTTCGTGGTGACCGCCAGCTTCGACACGGCCGGGCGCACCATGATGGGCCTGACCCCGGCGGGGCTGGGCGCGCTCGCCGGCGAGTTCGCCTGCACGCCGGTGGCCTATGGCTCCAACTGCGGCGTCGGCGCGTCCGACCTGCTCGCCGCGATCCTGGAGATCACGCAGGCCCATCCCGAGGCCATCGTCATCGCCAAGGCCAACTGCGGCATCCCGGAAATCAAGGGCGACGAGGTGGTCTACACCGGCACGCCGGACCTGATGGGCGATTATGCCCGGCTTGCGATGGACGCCGGCGCGCGCATCATCGGCGGCTGCTGCGGCACGTCCTTCGCCCATCTCGCGGCGATGCGCGGAGCGATCGACGCGCATAAGGCGGCCGCCCGCCCGAGCGTCGAAGAGGTGGTGGCGCGCATCGGCCCGCTCGTCTCGCCGCCAGCGACCCCGACCGCCGAAGACGGCGCCGGCCGCCGCCGCAGCCGCCGGCGGGGGTGA